One Tomitella gaofuii DNA segment encodes these proteins:
- a CDS encoding MaoC family dehydratase, whose product MTPHSSAPADTRSPLRRVRLTDLPSLAGRQLGASRRVLIDQQRIDGFADATGDHQWIHVDPERAKNGPFGTTIAHGYLTLSLAVELFWDILEVTGSEQVINYGLDKVRFPAPVPVDSEVGATATVDAVDPIQGGYQVAVSLVFDVPGIERPVCVCRMILRYLGDTDS is encoded by the coding sequence ATGACCCCGCACTCCTCCGCACCGGCCGACACACGATCGCCCCTGCGCCGAGTCCGTCTCACCGATCTCCCCTCCCTCGCCGGCCGGCAACTGGGCGCGTCACGCCGCGTCCTCATCGACCAGCAGCGCATCGACGGTTTCGCCGACGCGACCGGCGACCACCAGTGGATCCACGTGGACCCGGAACGCGCGAAGAACGGTCCGTTCGGCACCACCATCGCCCACGGCTACCTCACGCTCTCGCTCGCCGTGGAGCTGTTCTGGGACATCCTCGAGGTCACCGGCTCCGAGCAGGTCATCAACTACGGCCTCGACAAGGTCCGTTTCCCTGCGCCGGTACCCGTGGACTCCGAGGTGGGCGCCACCGCGACCGTCGACGCGGTCGACCCCATCCAGGGCGGCTACCAGGTGGCCGTGTCCCTCGTGTTCGACGTGCCCGGCATCGAGCGCCCCGTCTGCGTGTGCCGGATGATCCTGCGCTACCTCGGCGACACCGACTCCTGA
- a CDS encoding TetR/AcrR family transcriptional regulator encodes MARPSVEAERRRQILTAACEAIAELGFRGVRVADVARRADVSSGTVHYYFDGKDALLRAAFAFNFDSSLRRRQWMHDPPADPLRRLDALLASYLPHGPATTTAWRVWIELWAAALGSPELQRLNDAVYDSWRAIVRDAVDAVCDAGLTRPGLDRSDITEMLIGMLDGLAIQALIRSSRITRARMLEICDAAVHSLLADGVPTL; translated from the coding sequence ATGGCACGGCCCAGTGTCGAGGCGGAGCGCAGGCGGCAGATACTCACAGCCGCGTGCGAGGCCATCGCCGAGCTCGGCTTCCGCGGCGTCCGCGTGGCGGACGTCGCCCGACGCGCGGACGTCAGCAGCGGCACCGTGCACTACTACTTCGACGGCAAGGACGCGCTGCTGCGCGCCGCGTTCGCATTCAACTTCGACAGCTCGCTGCGCCGACGCCAGTGGATGCACGATCCGCCCGCCGACCCGCTGCGACGCCTCGACGCCCTGCTCGCCTCCTACCTGCCCCACGGCCCCGCCACCACTACGGCGTGGCGTGTGTGGATCGAGCTCTGGGCCGCGGCACTGGGCAGCCCGGAACTGCAGCGGCTCAACGACGCCGTGTACGACAGCTGGCGTGCGATCGTGCGCGACGCGGTCGACGCGGTGTGCGACGCCGGCCTCACCCGTCCGGGCCTCGACCGGTCCGACATCACCGAGATGCTCATCGGCATGCTCGACGGACTCGCCATCCAGGCCCTCATCCGCTCGTCGCGCATCACCCGCGCCCGGATGCTCGAAATCTGCGACGCCGCCGTCCACTCGCTGCTCGCCGACGGCGTGCCCACCCTCTGA
- a CDS encoding acyl-CoA dehydrogenase family protein, with protein sequence MNAFEFEPWPLTTEQREIVKLCRDFAEKEIRPRGREVDEADVVTPVDIFAKAAQVGITDFMIPEEFGGGGMTDVFTQCLVQEELCWGDPGIGNLVCSNGFFSDPLMALGTDEQKDKWLRPLTGTSPLMTSLATTEPGSGSDAASIVTYADKVDGGYRINGQKAWISNAGAADQYVVFAKTDRSERSKGVTAFLLTKDTEGFTWGEPMRKMGQRAIVCRELFFDNVFVPEENRLGEEGQGFYGLMRTFDISRTVLGAAAVGAARAAYEYALDYARTRTQFGKPIIEHQAVAFRLADMANRITAARLMVLHTARALDAGHDVNGLAAMTKLTASETAMFVTHAAVQTLGGWGYSREYPVEQWMRDVKLEEIEEGTSDIMRLVISRNL encoded by the coding sequence GTGAACGCCTTCGAGTTCGAGCCCTGGCCCCTCACCACCGAGCAGCGCGAGATCGTCAAGCTCTGCCGCGACTTCGCCGAGAAGGAGATCCGCCCCCGCGGCCGTGAGGTGGACGAGGCCGACGTGGTCACCCCCGTCGACATCTTCGCCAAGGCCGCCCAGGTGGGCATCACCGACTTCATGATCCCCGAGGAGTTCGGCGGCGGTGGCATGACCGACGTGTTCACCCAGTGCCTCGTCCAGGAGGAGCTGTGCTGGGGCGACCCGGGCATCGGCAACCTGGTGTGCTCCAACGGATTCTTCTCCGACCCGCTCATGGCGCTCGGCACCGACGAGCAGAAGGACAAGTGGCTGCGCCCGCTCACCGGCACCTCGCCGCTGATGACCTCGCTCGCCACCACCGAGCCGGGCTCCGGCTCCGACGCCGCGTCCATCGTCACCTACGCGGACAAGGTCGACGGCGGCTACCGCATCAACGGCCAGAAGGCGTGGATCTCCAACGCCGGCGCCGCCGACCAGTACGTGGTGTTCGCCAAGACCGACCGCAGCGAGCGCTCCAAGGGCGTCACCGCCTTCCTGCTCACCAAGGACACCGAGGGCTTCACCTGGGGCGAGCCGATGCGCAAGATGGGCCAGCGCGCCATCGTGTGCCGCGAGCTGTTCTTCGACAACGTCTTCGTCCCCGAGGAGAACCGCCTGGGCGAGGAGGGCCAGGGCTTCTACGGGCTCATGCGCACCTTCGACATCTCGCGCACCGTGCTCGGCGCCGCCGCCGTGGGTGCCGCCCGCGCCGCCTACGAGTACGCGCTGGACTACGCGCGCACCCGCACGCAGTTCGGCAAGCCCATCATCGAGCACCAGGCCGTCGCGTTCCGGCTGGCCGACATGGCCAACCGGATCACTGCCGCGCGCCTGATGGTGCTGCACACCGCACGGGCGCTCGACGCCGGGCACGATGTCAACGGCCTCGCCGCCATGACAAAGCTCACCGCGTCCGAAACGGCCATGTTCGTCACGCACGCCGCGGTGCAGACCCTCGGCGGCTGGGGCTACTCGCGCGAGTACCCGGTGGAACAGTGGATGCGCGACGTCAAGCTCGAGGAGATCGAGGAGGGCACCTCCGACATCATGCGGCTGGTGATCTCCCGCAACCTCTGA
- a CDS encoding aldehyde dehydrogenase family protein → MTTTSPAWYRSAVLIGGRWRDCPDTVDVENPATGEIIGRAAVATEADAADAVAAAQSAGALWGRSTAAQRGTALAGLAQRLRERRADLVAATVAEVGAPVTVAEEAHIDLAIAIIDAFARLAAETPLHEKVGNSTLARRPAGVIACITPWNYPVYQLAAKVGAALAAGCTVVVKPPEITPLGTYLFCDAVQETDLPAGAVNLVPGRGSVLGPALIAHPGVDVVSFTGSTAVGRQVGAQAGALIKRACLELGGKSASVVLDDADLPTAVRATVASAMLNTGQTCSAWTRLLVPRDRYDEAVAVAAEAADALRPGDPAERTTDLGPLVSKAQLDAVRTMVDEAVARGARVAAGGTAPVEGFPGGHYHRATVLADVERGDPITREEVFGPVLVVEAHDGDDDAVELANATEYGLAGAVWSADVARAESVALRIDTGQVDINGAEFNVHAPFGGWKTSGLGRELGRAGLDECVEWTAVQS, encoded by the coding sequence ATGACAACCACATCACCGGCCTGGTACCGGTCCGCCGTGCTCATCGGCGGCCGGTGGCGGGACTGCCCGGACACCGTCGACGTCGAGAACCCCGCGACGGGCGAGATCATCGGCAGGGCCGCCGTTGCCACCGAGGCCGACGCGGCCGACGCCGTCGCCGCCGCGCAGTCCGCCGGCGCCCTGTGGGGCCGCAGCACCGCCGCGCAGCGCGGCACGGCGCTGGCCGGGCTGGCACAACGGCTTCGTGAACGCCGCGCCGACCTCGTGGCCGCCACGGTCGCCGAGGTGGGCGCGCCGGTGACGGTGGCGGAGGAGGCGCACATCGACCTCGCCATCGCGATCATCGACGCGTTCGCGCGGCTCGCCGCCGAGACCCCGCTGCACGAGAAGGTGGGCAACTCCACGCTGGCCCGCCGGCCCGCGGGTGTGATCGCCTGCATCACCCCGTGGAACTACCCCGTCTACCAGCTGGCCGCCAAGGTCGGCGCCGCACTGGCCGCCGGGTGCACGGTGGTGGTCAAGCCCCCCGAGATCACGCCGCTGGGCACCTACTTGTTCTGCGACGCCGTCCAGGAGACCGACCTGCCCGCGGGGGCGGTGAACCTGGTGCCGGGCCGCGGTTCGGTGCTGGGCCCGGCGCTCATCGCGCACCCGGGCGTCGATGTCGTCTCCTTCACCGGCTCCACCGCGGTGGGCCGCCAGGTGGGGGCGCAGGCCGGCGCACTGATCAAGCGGGCCTGCCTGGAGCTCGGCGGCAAGTCCGCCTCCGTCGTCCTCGACGACGCCGACCTGCCGACGGCCGTGCGCGCCACGGTGGCGTCGGCGATGCTCAACACCGGCCAGACGTGCAGCGCCTGGACCCGACTGCTGGTCCCCCGCGACCGGTACGACGAAGCGGTGGCCGTCGCAGCCGAGGCGGCCGACGCACTGCGGCCGGGCGACCCGGCGGAGCGCACCACCGACCTGGGGCCGCTCGTGTCGAAGGCGCAACTAGACGCCGTGCGCACCATGGTCGACGAGGCCGTCGCCCGCGGAGCGCGCGTGGCCGCGGGCGGCACCGCCCCCGTCGAGGGGTTCCCCGGCGGCCACTACCACCGCGCGACCGTCCTGGCCGACGTCGAGCGTGGCGACCCGATCACGCGCGAGGAGGTCTTCGGCCCGGTGCTCGTGGTCGAGGCGCACGACGGCGACGACGATGCCGTGGAGCTGGCCAACGCCACCGAGTACGGCCTGGCCGGCGCGGTGTGGTCGGCGGACGTGGCGCGCGCGGAGTCGGTGGCCCTGCGCATCGACACCGGCCAGGTGGACATCAACGGCGCCGAGTTCAATGTGCACGCGCCGTTCGGCGGGTGGAAGACGTCCGGCCTGGGCCGCGAGCTCGGCCGGGCAGGCCTCGACGAGTGCGTCGAGTGGACGGCGGTGCAGTCATGA
- a CDS encoding SDR family oxidoreductase, which produces MTAPDTRSEFAGRVAVVTGGGSGIGRAVAVRYAAAGGTVAVVGRREEPLNETVRLAEEAGGKGVAVTCDVRDPAAVEAAIDGTVDRFGRIDTLVNNAAGNFVVPGENLSPNGWKAVIDIVLNGTFYGTRAASKHMLAAGRGAILNTIATYAWHGHPGTVHSAAAKAGVVAMTRTLAVEWAERGVRLNCIAPGPTETEGAGAALWPDEAARTRVLSSVPAARFTTPEEVAESAAFLLSDRAAYITGEVLVVDGGQWLGKSIYTDPGAGA; this is translated from the coding sequence ATGACCGCACCCGACACCCGCTCCGAATTCGCCGGGCGCGTCGCCGTCGTCACCGGCGGCGGCTCGGGCATCGGCCGCGCCGTGGCCGTGCGCTACGCGGCCGCCGGCGGCACCGTCGCCGTCGTCGGCCGGCGCGAGGAGCCGCTCAACGAGACCGTCCGCCTGGCCGAGGAGGCCGGCGGCAAGGGCGTCGCGGTGACCTGCGACGTGCGCGACCCCGCGGCCGTCGAGGCGGCGATCGACGGCACCGTCGACCGCTTCGGCCGGATCGACACCCTCGTCAACAACGCCGCCGGCAACTTCGTGGTGCCCGGCGAGAACCTGTCGCCGAACGGCTGGAAGGCCGTCATCGACATCGTCCTCAACGGCACCTTCTACGGCACCCGCGCCGCGTCGAAGCACATGCTCGCGGCCGGGCGCGGCGCCATCCTCAACACCATCGCCACCTACGCCTGGCACGGCCACCCCGGCACCGTCCACAGCGCTGCGGCGAAGGCCGGCGTGGTGGCGATGACCCGCACGCTCGCGGTCGAGTGGGCAGAGCGGGGAGTGCGCCTGAACTGCATCGCCCCCGGCCCCACCGAGACCGAGGGCGCCGGCGCCGCGCTGTGGCCGGACGAGGCGGCGCGCACCCGCGTGCTCTCCAGCGTCCCCGCCGCGCGGTTCACCACGCCCGAGGAGGTCGCCGAGTCGGCCGCCTTCCTACTGTCCGACCGCGCCGCCTACATCACCGGCGAGGTACTCGTGGTCGATGGTGGCCAGTGGCTGGGCAAGTCCATCTACACCGACCCCGGCGCCGGCGCGTGA
- a CDS encoding acetate--CoA ligase family protein, producing the protein MIDTTTLAPGDAPGAAAPSPRRRGALRAFRDPASVAVVGASDDPAKWGYWLAQGALKGRDRREVHLVNRGGGTVLGEPAYPSLSDLPAVPELVALCVPPAAVPAVVDEALAMGVRGFLGITAGVADEPAIAARIRAAGARIVGMNSLGIFDASTDLQLAWGHFAPGGIAVISQSGQLGSEIAGLAERAGMGISRFISIGNQTDVIAAELLEDLVDDERTRVVALYLESFAGGEQMIRTLAALRKAGKPTLLLTVGASDASTRLARSHTGSMTSALDVVDAAARAAGAVRVHTPSRIVEVARLLMTAEPPAGGRVAIVGDSGGQTGIAADVAHDAGLAVAEFSRELTDGLAAQLPAGAACANPVDLAGAGEQDLANYLRIVRDLLESDEADAVVLTGYFGSYAVDNPALAERETALVEQMAAAARAAGKPLVIHSMAAGGPAIDAMWRHGLPAYPSIETAVGAVAAAARLSTPPRSLAVPPARDAELEGTGYLAAQKFLAPTGIRFPAGRTVHSESDAAAAAAVLTAPYVLKASWLEHKSESGGVRIGLPDAHALAAAFNAMHARLGDGDYVVEEMDGRSDVVEVILGVRRDPDMGPVVLVGAGGTEAELYKDVAVEMAPVDRATAHGMLRRLVSRPLLLGWRGRPAVDVESLVDLIVAVSQRAVSAPDVDDVEVNPLRVGPDGVVAVDALVIASDRR; encoded by the coding sequence ATGATTGACACCACCACCCTCGCCCCCGGGGATGCGCCGGGCGCGGCGGCACCGTCACCGCGGCGCCGCGGGGCCCTGCGCGCCTTCCGCGACCCGGCCTCGGTCGCGGTGGTCGGCGCGTCGGACGACCCTGCCAAGTGGGGCTACTGGCTGGCCCAGGGGGCGCTCAAGGGCCGGGACCGCCGGGAGGTCCACCTGGTCAACCGCGGCGGCGGCACCGTGCTGGGCGAGCCCGCCTACCCGTCGCTGTCGGACCTTCCGGCGGTGCCGGAGCTGGTGGCGCTGTGCGTGCCGCCCGCCGCGGTGCCGGCCGTGGTCGACGAGGCGCTGGCGATGGGCGTGCGCGGGTTCCTCGGCATCACCGCCGGGGTCGCCGACGAGCCGGCCATCGCCGCGCGCATCCGCGCCGCCGGGGCCCGCATCGTGGGCATGAACAGTCTCGGCATCTTCGACGCGTCCACCGACCTGCAGCTGGCGTGGGGCCACTTCGCACCCGGCGGCATCGCGGTGATCTCGCAGAGCGGGCAGCTGGGATCGGAGATCGCGGGCCTGGCCGAGCGGGCCGGGATGGGCATTTCTCGGTTCATCTCCATCGGCAACCAGACCGACGTCATCGCCGCCGAGCTGCTCGAGGACCTCGTCGACGACGAACGCACCCGCGTGGTGGCGCTCTACCTGGAGAGCTTCGCGGGCGGCGAGCAGATGATCCGCACGCTCGCGGCCCTGCGCAAGGCGGGCAAGCCGACGCTGCTGCTCACTGTCGGCGCGTCCGACGCCAGCACCCGGCTGGCCCGCTCGCACACCGGGTCGATGACCTCGGCGCTCGACGTGGTCGACGCCGCGGCGCGCGCGGCGGGCGCCGTCCGCGTGCACACGCCCAGCCGGATCGTCGAGGTGGCGCGGCTGCTCATGACCGCCGAGCCGCCCGCGGGCGGCCGGGTCGCGATCGTAGGCGACAGCGGCGGCCAGACGGGTATCGCCGCCGACGTGGCGCACGACGCCGGGCTGGCGGTGGCCGAGTTCTCCCGCGAGCTCACGGACGGGCTGGCCGCGCAGCTGCCCGCGGGCGCGGCCTGCGCCAACCCGGTGGACCTCGCCGGCGCCGGCGAGCAGGACCTGGCGAACTATCTGCGGATCGTCCGCGACCTGCTCGAGTCCGACGAGGCCGATGCGGTGGTCCTCACCGGCTACTTCGGCAGCTACGCGGTGGACAATCCGGCGCTGGCCGAGCGGGAGACCGCGCTCGTCGAGCAGATGGCCGCCGCAGCGCGCGCGGCCGGCAAGCCCCTGGTCATCCACTCGATGGCCGCCGGCGGCCCGGCGATCGACGCGATGTGGCGGCACGGGCTCCCCGCCTATCCCAGCATCGAGACCGCGGTGGGCGCCGTGGCCGCAGCGGCGCGACTGTCCACGCCGCCCCGTTCGCTGGCGGTACCGCCCGCCCGCGACGCGGAGCTCGAAGGCACCGGGTACTTGGCCGCGCAGAAGTTCCTGGCCCCGACGGGGATCCGTTTCCCCGCCGGGCGCACGGTGCACTCCGAGTCCGATGCCGCCGCGGCCGCGGCGGTGCTCACCGCGCCCTACGTGCTCAAGGCCTCGTGGCTCGAGCACAAGAGCGAGTCGGGCGGTGTGCGGATCGGCCTCCCCGACGCGCACGCGCTCGCGGCCGCGTTCAACGCGATGCACGCGCGGCTGGGCGACGGCGACTACGTGGTCGAGGAGATGGACGGACGCTCCGACGTGGTCGAGGTGATCCTCGGCGTCCGCCGCGACCCGGACATGGGGCCCGTCGTGCTCGTCGGCGCCGGTGGCACCGAGGCCGAGCTGTACAAGGACGTGGCCGTCGAGATGGCGCCCGTCGACCGGGCCACCGCGCACGGCATGCTCCGCCGGCTCGTCAGCCGTCCCCTGCTGCTGGGCTGGCGCGGACGTCCCGCCGTCGACGTCGAGTCGCTCGTCGACCTCATCGTCGCGGTGTCGCAGCGGGCCGTGTCCGCGCCGGACGTCGACGACGTCGAGGTGAACCCGCTGCGCGTGGGCCCCGACGGGGTCGTCGCCGTCGACGCCCTGGTCATCGCCTCGGACAGGCGATAA
- a CDS encoding thiamine pyrophosphate-binding protein, whose product MMSRPLVNGGQAIVDALVAHGVDTVFGIPGTHNLAVYSALKSSPIRHVSPRHEQGAGYAADGYARAGGRPGVVVTTTGPAILNAATAASQAYSDSIPVLFIAPGMPLAHPGGHNGLLHEVKSQFDAMSAVVGHAQRVTSVEEIPHAVAQCFAAMTDGRPRPAYLEVPLDLLEAEAEVAAEAPVAHALTVPDESALAAAADLLRAAQRPLIIAGGGCSTSSGELRAFAEAAGAPVVTSANGKGVLDEDHPLSLGAGVQHQSLLEIVPEADLVVAVGTELSPADWWWGPMPEAPLIRIDIDPLAIATNARPAVGVIGDAGTALAALTKRLPAAQSGAGAERAAQWRVRLEADAREIGAAYLGLCASLDAALGDDAVIAADSSMSCYYGLLGSLPLHRPRSFLYPAGLGTLGYGLPAAIGAKLAEPQREVVAVLGDGGVMFTIAELASAAEAGLALPLVIVDNGGYGEIRNEMVDRDGNVHAVDLLTPDFPALARALGCGGVAVDSYDQVGPAVREALAADRPTLIHVREQAAG is encoded by the coding sequence ATGATGTCCCGACCACTCGTCAACGGTGGCCAGGCGATCGTCGATGCCCTGGTCGCCCACGGTGTCGACACCGTCTTCGGCATCCCCGGCACCCACAACCTCGCCGTCTACTCGGCGCTCAAAAGCTCGCCCATCCGGCACGTCTCGCCCCGCCACGAGCAGGGCGCCGGCTACGCGGCCGACGGGTACGCCCGGGCCGGCGGGCGCCCCGGCGTGGTCGTCACCACCACCGGGCCGGCCATTCTCAACGCCGCCACCGCCGCGTCCCAGGCGTACTCGGACTCGATCCCCGTCCTGTTCATCGCCCCCGGCATGCCCCTGGCGCACCCCGGCGGGCACAACGGCCTGCTGCACGAGGTCAAGAGCCAGTTCGACGCGATGAGCGCCGTCGTCGGCCACGCCCAGCGGGTCACGAGCGTCGAGGAGATCCCGCACGCCGTCGCACAGTGCTTCGCCGCGATGACAGACGGCCGGCCCCGCCCCGCCTACCTCGAGGTGCCGCTGGACCTGCTCGAGGCCGAGGCCGAGGTGGCCGCCGAGGCGCCCGTCGCCCACGCCCTGACCGTGCCCGACGAGTCGGCGCTGGCCGCGGCCGCCGACCTGCTCCGCGCGGCGCAGCGTCCGCTCATCATCGCGGGCGGCGGCTGCAGCACCTCGTCGGGCGAACTGCGGGCCTTCGCCGAGGCTGCCGGCGCGCCCGTCGTCACCTCCGCCAACGGCAAGGGCGTGCTCGACGAGGACCACCCGCTGTCGCTCGGTGCCGGCGTGCAGCATCAATCGCTGCTCGAGATCGTCCCCGAAGCCGACCTCGTCGTCGCGGTGGGCACGGAGCTCTCGCCGGCGGACTGGTGGTGGGGCCCCATGCCCGAGGCGCCGCTGATCCGCATCGACATCGACCCACTCGCGATCGCCACCAATGCACGCCCCGCCGTGGGCGTCATCGGCGACGCCGGGACGGCCCTCGCGGCGTTGACCAAGCGTCTGCCCGCGGCCCAGTCGGGGGCGGGCGCCGAGCGCGCCGCGCAGTGGCGCGTCCGCCTGGAGGCCGACGCGCGGGAGATCGGCGCCGCCTACCTGGGCCTGTGCGCTTCGCTGGACGCGGCGCTGGGCGACGACGCGGTGATCGCCGCCGACAGCTCGATGTCCTGCTACTACGGCCTGCTCGGCAGCTTGCCGCTGCACCGGCCCCGGTCGTTCCTGTACCCGGCCGGCCTGGGCACGCTGGGCTACGGGCTGCCCGCCGCCATCGGCGCCAAGCTGGCCGAGCCGCAGCGCGAGGTGGTCGCGGTGCTCGGCGACGGCGGCGTGATGTTCACGATCGCCGAGCTCGCCTCGGCCGCTGAGGCCGGGCTGGCGCTGCCGCTCGTCATCGTCGACAACGGCGGCTACGGCGAGATCCGCAACGAGATGGTCGACCGCGATGGCAACGTGCACGCCGTCGACCTGCTCACGCCTGATTTCCCGGCGCTCGCCCGCGCCCTGGGCTGCGGCGGCGTCGCCGTCGACTCGTACGACCAGGTGGGCCCCGCCGTCCGCGAGGCGCTCGCGGCGGACCGCCCCACCCTCATCCACGTGCGGGAACAGGCCGCCGGCTGA
- a CDS encoding Glu/Leu/Phe/Val dehydrogenase dimerization domain-containing protein → MTLPNAIGASDGDGDGAFFESVWRDTESDATGYLVIDRLVRGVSSGGLRMRAGCTLDEVRGLARGMTLKESIHFEDGAQYVPLGGAKGGIDFDPYSPEADGVLRRFLTAMAPLIEKRWTMGEDFGVQQTTIDAMLPEIGISTSIKAAEQVVDAPEAAQLRMKTAFASVVGGIRLDELVGGYGVARSALAAMERRGLVPAESTAVIQGFGSMGGATARYLAEAGVRVVGIVDVEGVVFNPRGLDVEELLRTRSAKGNVDRAALRAEDQQLPADQWLGLETDVLVPAAISYCITEENQAQIRATLIAEAANMPVTPEAEALLTARGVEVSPDFVANSATNAWWWWVFFGDVDGTPEQSFRKIAERLETLSHEMFDLADNKDMTLREAAFNLASQRLETITATFPVY, encoded by the coding sequence ATGACCCTTCCTAACGCGATCGGCGCGAGCGACGGCGACGGAGACGGCGCCTTCTTCGAGTCGGTCTGGCGCGACACCGAGAGCGACGCCACCGGCTACCTCGTCATCGACCGCCTGGTGCGCGGGGTGTCCTCCGGCGGCCTGCGCATGCGTGCCGGCTGCACCCTCGACGAAGTCCGCGGCCTCGCCCGCGGGATGACGCTCAAGGAGTCGATCCACTTCGAGGACGGCGCGCAGTACGTCCCGCTCGGCGGCGCCAAGGGCGGCATCGACTTCGACCCGTACAGCCCGGAGGCCGACGGTGTGCTTCGCCGCTTCCTCACCGCGATGGCGCCGCTGATCGAGAAGCGCTGGACCATGGGCGAGGACTTCGGCGTCCAGCAGACCACCATCGACGCCATGCTCCCGGAGATCGGCATCTCCACCTCGATCAAGGCGGCCGAGCAGGTCGTCGACGCGCCGGAGGCCGCCCAGCTGCGCATGAAGACCGCGTTCGCGAGCGTCGTCGGCGGGATCCGGCTCGACGAGCTCGTCGGCGGCTACGGCGTCGCCCGCTCGGCCCTGGCCGCCATGGAACGCCGCGGGCTCGTCCCCGCCGAGTCGACCGCCGTCATCCAGGGCTTCGGCTCGATGGGCGGCGCCACGGCCCGCTACCTGGCCGAGGCCGGCGTGCGCGTGGTCGGCATCGTCGATGTCGAGGGCGTCGTCTTCAACCCGCGGGGCCTCGATGTGGAGGAGCTGCTGCGCACCCGCAGCGCCAAGGGCAATGTGGACCGCGCCGCGCTGCGCGCCGAGGACCAGCAGCTGCCGGCCGACCAGTGGCTGGGTCTCGAGACCGACGTGCTCGTCCCCGCCGCCATCTCCTACTGCATCACCGAGGAGAACCAGGCGCAGATCCGCGCGACGCTCATCGCCGAGGCCGCCAACATGCCGGTCACCCCGGAGGCGGAGGCGCTGCTCACCGCCCGCGGCGTCGAGGTATCGCCGGACTTCGTGGCCAACTCCGCCACCAACGCGTGGTGGTGGTGGGTGTTCTTCGGCGACGTCGACGGCACCCCCGAGCAGTCGTTCCGCAAGATCGCCGAGCGCCTGGAGACATTGAGCCACGAGATGTTCGACCTCGCGGACAACAAGGACATGACCCTGCGCGAGGCCGCCTTCAACCTGGCTTCGCAGCGCCTCGAGACCATCACCGCCACGTTCCCCGTCTACTGA
- a CDS encoding TetR/AcrR family transcriptional regulator, with protein MPRVKKESADRREDILGATLEAIEDKGIDQVRGADIAKRVGVSAGLVFYHFDNLDNLIISALRSAAAHDMAHLQAVLDGTAGDVTTRLRAVLREYGPTGTAFGWRMWVESWSASLRNPELRGVIRTLDAGWRDVLIRLIDEGTAAGEFHCPDPAGAAWRLTAMLDGLAVQQVVFDEAVTREQVADWVTLTVRRELGI; from the coding sequence GTGCCACGTGTGAAAAAAGAATCTGCGGACAGGCGCGAGGACATCCTCGGCGCAACCCTCGAGGCCATCGAGGACAAGGGGATCGACCAGGTCCGCGGTGCGGACATCGCCAAGCGAGTGGGCGTGAGCGCCGGGCTGGTGTTCTACCACTTCGACAATCTCGACAACCTCATCATCTCCGCCCTGCGCTCGGCCGCCGCCCACGACATGGCGCACCTGCAGGCGGTCCTCGACGGCACCGCCGGCGACGTGACCACGCGGCTGCGCGCAGTGCTCCGCGAGTACGGCCCGACCGGCACCGCCTTCGGCTGGCGCATGTGGGTGGAGTCGTGGTCCGCGAGCCTGCGCAACCCCGAGCTGCGCGGCGTGATCCGCACGCTCGACGCCGGCTGGCGGGACGTGCTCATCCGGCTCATCGACGAGGGCACGGCCGCCGGCGAGTTCCACTGCCCCGACCCGGCCGGCGCCGCGTGGCGGCTCACCGCCATGCTCGACGGCCTGGCCGTGCAACAGGTCGTGTTCGACGAGGCCGTCACCCGCGAGCAGGTCGCGGACTGGGTCACGCTCACGGTGCGGCGCGAGCTCGGAATCTGA